TTTCCGTTGACTGCCTGGAAACCCTGGAAGAAATTGCCGAGGGGTGCAAAGAGGTATTTCTCGAGGCTGGCGGGGAGAGCTTCAATCTGATCCCTTGCCTGAATGACAATCCCGCCCACATTGATTTGATGGCCTCGCTGGTACAGCAACACAGCCAAGGCTGGTGAGGAACAGCCCATAGGCCACGGGTGTCGACAATGGTGAACACCCTGTATGGGAATCTTGCCTGCATCAGGGCCAAGCTCTCGCATTCTGTGAGAGCTTTTTCTTTTTTGTTCTATATTCTGTGATAGAATTCGCAAAAATTTTTCAACAGACAGCTCATTGACATGAAATTTCCAGGCCAACGCAAATCTAAGCACTACTTCCCGGTCCATGCTCGTGATCCCCTTCTTAGCCAAGCTAAGCAAGACAAGCGACTGACACGTACGCATATTGTCGGCATTGATCAGACTCTTGTTGATATTGAAGCATGTGTCGAAGACGAATTCCTGGAACGCTATGAGTTAAGCAAAGGCCACTCGCTGGTGATCTCCGACGAGAAAGCCGAAGCGCTTTACCGCGAGTTGAAAGACAATGATTTGATCAGCCACGAGTTCGCTGGTGGTACGATCGGTAATACCTTGCACAACTATTCGGTACTGGCTGATGACAAATCTGTTCTGCTGGGCGTGATGAGCAAAGATATTGAAATCGGCAGCTATGCCTACCGTTATCTGTGCAACACTTCAAGCCGTATGGATATGAACTACCTGCAGCCGGTCAATGGCCCGATTGGCCGTTGTTTCGCCTTGATCTCCAAAGACGGCGAACGTACTTTCGCGATCAACGAAGGCCGCATGAACCAGCTGGAACCAAGCAGTATTCCTGAAGATGTTTTCAAGCGAGCCTCTGCGTTGGTGCTGACGGCCTACTTGGTACGTTGCAAAGACGGTGACCCAATGCCAGCGGCAACGATGAAGGCCATTGAGTACGCCAAGAAGCACGATGTTCCGGTGGTGCTGACTTTGGGCACCAAGTTCGTGATCGAAGACGACCCACAGTGGTGGCGTGACTTCCTGCGTGATCACGTGACGGTTGTTGCGATGAACGAAGACGAAGCCGAAGCCCTGACTGGTGAGTCTGATCCGCTAATGGCATCAGAGAAAACGCTGGAGTGGGTTGACTTGGTACTGTGCACTGCTGGCCCTGTTGGCTTGTACACGGCGGGCTACACCGAAGATGAAGCCAAGCGTGAAACCAGCTTGCCTCTTCTTCCGGGTGAAATCCCAGAGTTCAACCGCTATGAGTTTAGCCGCCCAATGCTGAAGACAGAATGTCAAAATCCGATCAAGGTGTACTCGCACATTGCACCGTACATGGGTGGCCCTGAGCGTATCAAGAACACCAACGGTGCCGGTGACGGCGCATTGTCGGCGTTGCTGCACGACATGTCTGCCAACCGCTACCACAAAGAAAACGTGCCGAAATCAAGCAAGCATCAGTTTGACTTCCTGACTTACTCGTCGTTCTCGCAGATCTGCCTGTACTCGAACCGCGTGAGCTACGAAGTACTGGCCCAGCATTCGCCGCGTCTGTCTCGCGGTCTGCCGGAGCGTGAAGATAGCCTGGAAGAGGCATACTGGGAGCGTTAAAGGCCCAGGCGGAACAAGAAAAGGTCAACTTCGGTAGGCCTTTTTTTTCAGCCTTGAAGTGCTTAATTTACTGATCGTTCTTTATTAAGAATAAAAACACTAAGCGGCAGGCGCTTTTTTGTTTTTGCACCTATGATTATTTTGGAGTTCATACCAAGGAGAGAATAATCATGAAAAAACATGCAGTGGCAATGGCAGTGATCGCCGTATTGGGGGCACCCTCAGCGTTTGCGGCAGTCACTCTGGAGCAGGGCACGCAGGAATTTGCCCTGCAGGGTAGTTTGGATCTTGATTATGTCGATGATTACCTGTTCGTGCTCAATACGTCCTATGGGTATTTTATCCGCAATAACTGGGAAATTGGTGGGGTACTGGATGTCAGCATGAGCGATAGTACCCAGCAGTTCCAACTGGGTGCTTTTACGGAGTACAACTTCACCAACAGCACCAACTGGGTGCCTTACCTCGGGGCAGCGGCCCAAGTGGCCAACCTTTCCGGTGATGATGGTGATTTTGATTTTGATTTTGAAGATGTCACGGCACTGAACATCAAGCTTGCCGGTGGTGTGAAGTATTTCATCAACCCACATGTCGCAATAAGTGCCGAGGTGAACTACAACATTGCCACCGATGATATCAGTGTGACTAAAGACGGTGTTGAAGACAGCTTTACCCGCTTTATCTTTGGTACCCGCTTTTACTTTTAGTGTCTGATACGTGAAATCAAAAAACGAGAGCCATTTGGCTCTCGTTTTCTCTTTAGGTGGTTGTTTCGTGTATTAGTAGGCTTCGTTGTGTACGGCAGCTACCGCACGGCCTGATGGGTCAGCACTGTTCTTGAAGCTTTCATCCCATTCAATGGCCTTGGCACTTGAACACGCGATAGACGGGCCGCCCGGTACGCACTTCGCCGCATCTTCCAGTGGGAACAACTCTTCGAAGATCTCACGGTAGGCGTAAGCTTCCTTAGTGGTCGGCGTGTTGTATGGGAAGCGGAACTTCGCCGTTTCAAGCTGCTGATCAGAGACTTTGGCTTCAGCCACTTCCTTCAGGGTGTCAATCCAGCTGTAACCTACACCGTCCGAGAACTGCTCTTTCTGGCGCCATGCCACTGATTCTGGCAGGTAATGGCCGAAGCATTCGCGGATGATGTGTTTTTCCATCTTGCCGTTGCCGCACATCTTGTCTTCAGGGTTCAGTCGCATTGCTACTTCCAGGAACTCTTTGTCTAGGAACGGTACGCGCGCTTCGATACCCCAGGCCGCCATCGACTTGTTGGCACGGGCACAGTCAAACATGTTCAGTGCCAGCAGTTTGCGTACGGTCTCTTCGTGGAATTCTTTGGCGTTTGGCGCCTTGTGGAAGTACAGGTAGCCACCGAACACTTCATCTGCCCCTTCTCCCGATAGCACCATTTTGATCCCCATCGCGCGGATTTTACGCGACATCAGGTACATCGGCGTTGATGCGCGGATCGTCGTGACATCGTAGGTTTCGATGTGGTAAATCACATCGCGGATCGCATCCAGGCCTTCCTGAATGGTGTAAGTCAGTTCGTGGTGAACGGTACCGATATGCTCGGCCACTTCTTTGGCCGCTTTGAGATCCGGGGCGCCTTCAAGGCCAATGGCAAAGGAGTGCAGCGTTGGCCACCAGGCATCAGACTCTTCGTTGTCTTCGATGCGCCGTGCCGCAAACTTCTTGGTGATAGCAGAGATCACCGATGAATCCAGGCCACCGGACAGCAGCACACCATAAGGAACGTCTGTCATCAGCTGGCGTTTAACCGCACTTTCCAGTGCCTCCGAGAGGGCAACTTTGTCTGTTTTGGCATCGGCAACGGTATCAAACTCCATCCAGTCACGCTTGTAGTAGCGCACGGGTTCGCCGGCTTTGCTCCACAGGAAGTGGCCTGGAGGGAATTCGCTGATTGTCTTACAGACTGGGACCAAAGCCTTCATTTCCGAGGCAACATAGTAGTTACCGTGTTCATCATACCCCTGGTATAGCGGGATGATACCGATATGGTCACGGCCGATCAGGTAGGCATCTTCTTGCTCATCGTACAGGATAAAGCCGAAAATACCGTTGAGGTAATCCAGCAGCTCCGGACCTTTTTCTTTATACAAAGCCAGGATAATTTCACAGTCAGACTCGGTCTGGTACGAGTAGTCCGGTGCAAACTCTGCACGTAGCTCTTTGTGGTTGTAGATCTCGCCATTGACCGCCAGCGCATGTGTCTTGTCAGCATTGTACAGAGGCTGCTCGCCGCTGTTTAGGTCTACGATAGCCAGACGCTCATGCACAAGGATGGCTTTATCCGATGAATAAATGCCAGACCAGTCTGGGCCGCGGTGGCGCATTTTTTTAGACATTTCCAATGCGGTTTGACGCAATGCGGTTGCATCACTCTTGATGTCTAGGATCCCAAATACTGAACACATACTTCCTACCCCAAAATTAACTAATATTGCTATCCGTGAAATTGTCGGAACCAGCGTGGCGATGAACGCTACCTTGATGTCGGCTTGTTGTGTATGCCGTTAGTACTCTGTTAAGCGCCAGGCAGATCTTGGCCACGTCTTTGCTGTCCTTTCGTTAATTGTTAAAATTGCGTATTCAATAATAAATTGCAACCTTCAACTTCAAATCAACAAACAAAAAGAGCTAACAGTGAATAAAATTTAAAAATAATAAAAAATACCGAATTTTATTTAACTGTGGGTGATATTTTGCACACAAAAACAAACGGCAGCCGAAGCTGCCGTTTTGGTTAGAAGCGATAACAATTAGTTTGACTTAATTTGCGGCGTCAAATGTTCGCACACATGACGGGCGAAACCGCTACCGGCTTCTTGGTAGATATTGAAGGCGGCATCGACCCCTAAAGCGGTCAACTCTTGCTCCTCGTCACTGTATTTGGCAATAGCTGCAATCTGCCCCTGATAGTTGCGCTCGCGAATTTGCTCCAGGGCAAAGCTGTTGGCATGGCTATGAGGCATGGCGAGCAGGATCAGTTTGATATTTTGTTTGGAAATAACCCGCGCCCAAAAGTCAGGGTCGGTGGCATCGCCATGGATCACATGGCGGCCTTCCTCTTGATGCTGCAAGACCGAATCTTCCCGCGTTTCGACCCCGATGATGTTATTGCCATAGGTCTCGACCAGTTCGTCATAGGCGCCACTGCCGATCCGGCCCATGCCCAAGATCAGGATCTGCTTGTCGCCCAGGTCAATCAGGCGATCACTGGCATTGAGCTTTTCCGGTTCGAACTCTTTGAGCCATTTCGAGGCATCTTTGTATAGGCGGTGGCCCAGGCTGTTGAGCGGTGCCGCGATAAGGAAAGAGAGCGAGACCGCAATCGCGATAGCGACCAGAAAGCTGCCCGGTAACATCCCCATCTTGTAGGCGAGGCCGCCGACGATGAGGCCGAATTCGCTGTAGTTAAACAGGGTCAGGGTGCCGAGCAGGGAGGTACGGACCCGGTAGCGGAACAGGTTGAAGATGACGTAGTACAAGATCCCCTTTAGCGGCAGCATTACCATCAGTAGCAGTGCCATCAGCAGTCCGTCGAGGGTCGGTTGCTCGGCCAAGCCAATATTGAGGAAGAAGCAAACCAGCAGCAGCTCTTTGAGGTTGAACAGCGACTTGGACATCTCTGATGACTTGGGGTGGGCCGCGAGCATCATTCCCATGATAAGCGCACCGAGATCGGCTTTCATGCCGACCAATTCAAACAGGCCAGCACCGGTAACCAGCGCAAGGAAGACGCCGTAGAGTACCAGCATCTCGCCGTGGCCGGCACGATCGAGGATTTTGAACAGCGACGGGCGTAGCAGCGGCAGGGCAAATAAGGCAAGGGCCGTGATTTCCGGGATCTTGCCGGTTGAGACGGTCAGGAAGATCACCGCAAAGATATCCTGCATAACCAGGATCCCGATGGCGAGGGTACCGTAAGTGGCATTAAGCTCGCCTTTTTCCTGTAGCACCTTGATTGCAAATACCGTGCTGGAGAACGACAGGGCGAAGCCCAACAGGGCCAGCTGGGCGACCTCCAGATCGGCCATCATGCCAATGCCGAGCTGCTTGAGGATCAGCAAGGCGAGGGTAAATAGGCCGGTCGTGAGCAGATTGTGCAGGGTGGCGCCGCCCCATATTTCCTTGGCGAGCAGGGTTTTGACATCGAGCTTCAGGCCGATGGTAAATAGCAGTAGGGTGACCCCAAGATCCGCGAGGGTGGTCAGTACCGGGGTGGAGGTATAGCCTGCCGTGTTTAGGGCAAACCCTGCGACGAGGAAGCCCACCAGTGGGGGCAGTTTGCACCGCAGTGCGATAAAGCCGGCCAAGAAGGCGGCGATAATATAGATAAGTTCCATGCTAGGCTGACGTTCCTTACGGGTTCTTGGCCAGGCCCAAAGTAGATTTATTAGAGGTGTGGACTGGCTGCTTGCTGTGGCGTGCTGCAAGGTACAGGCCCTGCGAGTACGACTCAATGATTGATGGCGGAATATAACACAAAGGGCAGTCTCCTGTCTGGAGGCTGCCCTTAATATTTTGTAACAGGATGAATAACTTAGACAGCTATTCTGTGTGTTTCTTACTCTTCCAACAAGCGCTGCAGCAAGACACCGTTGAGCATCGCGCGCTTGATCATGGAGAACGCGCCAATCGTTGGCTGGGTATACAGCTCAGACTCGACAATTGGCAGGTCTTTGTTGAAGGTTGACAGCGACTGGGTCTCTACGCAGCGGCGAATCGCCGGGAAAACGACGTCTTTGGCTTGGGTTATATTACCCGCGACAATGATTTTCTGGGGATTAAACAAGTTAATCGTCATTGCCAAGGCCTTGCCAAGCTGGTTGCCGACTTTGATCAGGGCCTGGCTCGCCAATTCATCTCCCTTGTTTGCCGCATCGCAGATAGCCGGCATGGTAACTTCTTCCAGCTCCTGCAACGAGCTTGGGTAACCTTGCGTGAGTAGGCTCTTGACGTGGCGGATAATCGCCGGATCGGCTGCAACGGTTTCGAGGCAGCCAAAGTTACCGCACTGGCACTTGTCGCCGAGCGGGTCGATCTGGATGTGGCCAATTTCACCGACATTGCGGTTATAGCCTAGAAAAACCTGGCCATTGACGATGATCCCAGCCCCGGTTCCGTGATGGACACTGACAAGGATTGAATCCTTGCAGTCTTTACTTGCCCCGAAGTAGTGTTCGGCCAACGCCAAGCCGCGGATATCGTTGCCGACAAAGCAGGCAACGCCGTATTTGTCGGTAATGATTTCTGACAGCGGGAGATTGTCGACTTCGATGTGCGGCATGTACTCGACAACGCCGCTTTCCGGATCGATAAGACCTGGCAGGGTGATCCCGAAGGCGACCAGCTCACGCAGCACATTTTGGTTGTCGGCAATGAACTTGCGGATATGTTCGAGCAAGCCATCGATGAGCTCTTGCTGACTGGTGTAATGGAAAGGATGCGCGGTACCGACAATGTATTTACCGCTGAGATCGTAAATGGTTTGCTCGATGTAGTTTCGCCCAAGTCGAATGGCGATCGAGTGGAAAGGGGCTGACTCAGTAGTCAGCGAAATTGCACGCCGGCCTCCAGTGGAAGCCTGCTGCGCGACCTCTTTGATCAGGCCGCGCTCCAGCAGTTGGCGGGTGATTTTAGTAACACTTGCAGGTGCAAGCTGACTGACATCAGCTACCTGGATTCGCGATATAGGGCCTTGCAAGTCGATGAGCCGGTAAACAGCTGCACTATTTAGCTGCTTTACCAGATCAACATTACCAATTTGTCCGCCTGTCATAGTTAATTCTGCTCGTATTCACCGTTAACAACAGTCGCCCGAACCTTGTAGTCACGATCAAAAATAGCCAGGTTTGCTACCATGCCTTTTTTGATGGCTCCCAATTTCTGATCAACGCCAATCGCGCGAGCAGGATAGAGGGTTGCCATGCGAATCGCTTCGTCCAGGGCGATACCTGCATGCTCGACACTGTTCTGAACTGCTTCGATCATGGTTAGTGCCGAACCGCCAAGTGTGCCATTTTCATCAACACACTTGCCATCACGGTAATATACTTTCTTGCCGACAAAAATAAAGTGATCAATGTCTGCTCCTGCAGGTGCAGTTGCATCGGTGACCAAAACAAGTTTGTCGCCCTTCATGCGGTGTGCCATGCGAATGTTGGCATAATCGACGTGGAAACCGTCTGCAATCACCCCGGTATACACCTCTGGCGTGTCGTAGATAGCCCCGACCATCCCCGGCTCACGGCCAGCAATCGGCGTCATGGCATTGAACAGGTGGGTGGCGAAGGTGATGCCTGACGCAAAGCCTTTGCGAGCTTCTACGTAAGTCGCATTGGTGTGGCCGGCCGATACCACGATACCAGCTTCGACCAGTTGCTCGATATGGCTATGATCATTTTGTTCCGGCGCCAAGGTTACCTTGGTGACCACATCGGCGTTTTCGCAGATGGTGTTGATCATCTCGTTATCTGAGCGACGGATATGGTCAACCGAATGGATACCTTTTTTCATCACATTGAGGTATGGCCCTTCCAAGTGCAAGCCCAGTGAATGGTTCTGGTATTTGCTTTGGTATTCTCGCTCGGCAGCAATAGCGGCTTTCATGTCTTCGTCAGAAGAGGTGATAAGCGTCGGAAGGAAGCTGGTGCAGCCTGATTTCAGGTTGGCACGGTGCATGGTGTGGATGGTGTCGGCATTGACTTCGTCGTTGAGCATGACGCCGCCACAACCATTGAGTTGAAGGTCGATGAAGCCTGGGGTGAGATTGGCACCATCGAGATCACGGACTTCGATATCCGTTGGAAGTTCTGAGACTGGGCAGACCGCGTGAATGTTCACGCCGTCAATAATGACGGCGTGGTTATTCAGCACATCGCTACCGGTGAAGATACGGCAATTGGTTAGCGCGTACATGAATAACTCCTTTATTACAGGTGCTTGATGTTTTCAGCTTCTAGCTCTTGGAAGTACTTAACCGTCTTCACTTTCAGCTCTTGGGTTGATGGTTCATCACAAACAATCAGTGACTTAGGATGAAGCTGAAGCGCTGATACTGTCCATAGGTGATTCACAGAACCTTCAACGGCGGCCTGCAGGGCAAGCGCTTTGTTGTGGCCCGTTACTAGGATCATGATTTCCGCGGAATCTAGCAGCGTACCTACACCAATAGTTAGCGCGTATTTAGGTACCTGGTTGATATCACCATCGAAGAAACGGGAGTTCGCGATGCGGGTATCTTCCGTCAGGGTTTTGATGCGGGTACGAGACGCTAGTGAAGATGCCGGCTCGTTGAATGCGATGTGGCCGTCGTTGCCCACGCCACCCATGAACAGGTTGATTTTGCCGTAAGACTTGATTTTGTCTTCGTAACGCTGGCATTCCGCTTCGTGATCTTCCGTATTGCCGTTCAGCAAGTTGATATTTTCTTCTTGAATATCAATGTGATTGAAGAAGTTGTTGTACATGAAGCTACGGTATGACTCTGGGTGGTCAGCCGGAATACCAATGTATTCGTCCATGTTGAAGGTGACGACATGCTTGAAACTTACTTCACCGGCTTGATAAAGCTCGATAAGGCGCTTGTAAGTTGCTAGCGGGGTGCCACCAGTTGGTAGGCCCAGGACAAAAGGACGTTCCGCTGTTGGCTTAAATTTGTTAATACGATCAGCAATATAGCGAGCAGACCACAAACCTACATCTTTAGCTTCATTCAGTGGGATTAGTCTCACAGTGACACCTCATTCCATATATAAATTACAATTTAATCATAGCGTGTTATCGCATTTGTTTTGCATGATAAAATAAGTTTTATGATCGAGCTAGCAAAATCGCCCGTTAATTACCCTTACTGGTGACTGAGATCACAAATGATGACGTTTTAATTTGCGGGGCGAAATAAAATTCTTAAACTGCAAGTAACTTAATCGGGTAACTAAAATAAGTTATCCAACATCGAATCTAAGAAAACCATAGGGGGAACTAAGGGTGAATATTCTTGGATATTTTCAAAAAGTAGGTAAAGCGTTGATGGTGCCAGTTGCCACGCTGCCTGCAGCTGCAATTCTAATGGGTATTGGTTACTGGATTGATCCGAACGGCTGGGGTGCCAACAGTGCACTGGCTGCCTTCTTGATCAAAGCGGGCTCCGCAATCATCGATAACATGTCTGTACTGTTTGCTATCGGTGTTGCTTACGGTATGTCCAAAGACAAGGACGGTGCGGCGGCACTATCCGGTTTCGTTGGTTTCCTTGTTGTGACCACGCTACTTGCTCCAGGAACAGTAGCAAACATCCAAGGTATCGACGCAAGTGCAGTACCTGCGGCTTTTGGTAAGATCAATAACCAGTTTGTTGGTATCCTAGTGGGTATCGTTGCTGCCGAGATCTACAACCGTTTCTCGCATGTTGAGCTGCATAAAGCTTTGGCATTCTTCTCGGGTAAGCGCCTGGTTCCAATCTTGATGTCGATTGCCGGTATCTTTATTGCCTTTGTACTGATGTTCATCT
This Photobacterium gaetbulicola Gung47 DNA region includes the following protein-coding sequences:
- a CDS encoding putative inosine-guanosine kinase (COG0524); the protein is MKFPGQRKSKHYFPVHARDPLLSQAKQDKRLTRTHIVGIDQTLVDIEACVEDEFLERYELSKGHSLVISDEKAEALYRELKDNDLISHEFAGGTIGNTLHNYSVLADDKSVLLGVMSKDIEIGSYAYRYLCNTSSRMDMNYLQPVNGPIGRCFALISKDGERTFAINEGRMNQLEPSSIPEDVFKRASALVLTAYLVRCKDGDPMPAATMKAIEYAKKHDVPVVLTLGTKFVIEDDPQWWRDFLRDHVTVVAMNEDEAEALTGESDPLMASEKTLEWVDLVLCTAGPVGLYTAGYTEDEAKRETSLPLLPGEIPEFNRYEFSRPMLKTECQNPIKVYSHIAPYMGGPERIKNTNGAGDGALSALLHDMSANRYHKENVPKSSKHQFDFLTYSSFSQICLYSNRVSYEVLAQHSPRLSRGLPEREDSLEEAYWER
- a CDS encoding asparagine synthetase B (COG0367), with protein sequence MCSVFGILDIKSDATALRQTALEMSKKMRHRGPDWSGIYSSDKAILVHERLAIVDLNSGEQPLYNADKTHALAVNGEIYNHKELRAEFAPDYSYQTESDCEIILALYKEKGPELLDYLNGIFGFILYDEQEDAYLIGRDHIGIIPLYQGYDEHGNYYVASEMKALVPVCKTISEFPPGHFLWSKAGEPVRYYKRDWMEFDTVADAKTDKVALSEALESAVKRQLMTDVPYGVLLSGGLDSSVISAITKKFAARRIEDNEESDAWWPTLHSFAIGLEGAPDLKAAKEVAEHIGTVHHELTYTIQEGLDAIRDVIYHIETYDVTTIRASTPMYLMSRKIRAMGIKMVLSGEGADEVFGGYLYFHKAPNAKEFHEETVRKLLALNMFDCARANKSMAAWGIEARVPFLDKEFLEVAMRLNPEDKMCGNGKMEKHIIRECFGHYLPESVAWRQKEQFSDGVGYSWIDTLKEVAEAKVSDQQLETAKFRFPYNTPTTKEAYAYREIFEELFPLEDAAKCVPGGPSIACSSAKAIEWDESFKNSADPSGRAVAAVHNEAY
- a CDS encoding putative glutathione-regulated potassium-efflux system protein KefB (COG1226,COG4651), whose translation is MQHATASSQSTPLINLLWAWPRTRKERQPSMELIYIIAAFLAGFIALRCKLPPLVGFLVAGFALNTAGYTSTPVLTTLADLGVTLLLFTIGLKLDVKTLLAKEIWGGATLHNLLTTGLFTLALLILKQLGIGMMADLEVAQLALLGFALSFSSTVFAIKVLQEKGELNATYGTLAIGILVMQDIFAVIFLTVSTGKIPEITALALFALPLLRPSLFKILDRAGHGEMLVLYGVFLALVTGAGLFELVGMKADLGALIMGMMLAAHPKSSEMSKSLFNLKELLLVCFFLNIGLAEQPTLDGLLMALLLMVMLPLKGILYYVIFNLFRYRVRTSLLGTLTLFNYSEFGLIVGGLAYKMGMLPGSFLVAIAIAVSLSFLIAAPLNSLGHRLYKDASKWLKEFEPEKLNASDRLIDLGDKQILILGMGRIGSGAYDELVETYGNNIIGVETREDSVLQHQEEGRHVIHGDATDPDFWARVISKQNIKLILLAMPHSHANSFALEQIRERNYQGQIAAIAKYSDEEQELTALGVDAAFNIYQEAGSGFARHVCEHLTPQIKSN
- a CDS encoding putative N-acetylglucosamine repressor (COG1940) codes for the protein MTGGQIGNVDLVKQLNSAAVYRLIDLQGPISRIQVADVSQLAPASVTKITRQLLERGLIKEVAQQASTGGRRAISLTTESAPFHSIAIRLGRNYIEQTIYDLSGKYIVGTAHPFHYTSQQELIDGLLEHIRKFIADNQNVLRELVAFGITLPGLIDPESGVVEYMPHIEVDNLPLSEIITDKYGVACFVGNDIRGLALAEHYFGASKDCKDSILVSVHHGTGAGIIVNGQVFLGYNRNVGEIGHIQIDPLGDKCQCGNFGCLETVAADPAIIRHVKSLLTQGYPSSLQELEEVTMPAICDAANKGDELASQALIKVGNQLGKALAMTINLFNPQKIIVAGNITQAKDVVFPAIRRCVETQSLSTFNKDLPIVESELYTQPTIGAFSMIKRAMLNGVLLQRLLEE
- a CDS encoding N-acetylglucosamine-6-phosphate deacetylase (COG1820), whose amino-acid sequence is MYALTNCRIFTGSDVLNNHAVIIDGVNIHAVCPVSELPTDIEVRDLDGANLTPGFIDLQLNGCGGVMLNDEVNADTIHTMHRANLKSGCTSFLPTLITSSDEDMKAAIAAEREYQSKYQNHSLGLHLEGPYLNVMKKGIHSVDHIRRSDNEMINTICENADVVTKVTLAPEQNDHSHIEQLVEAGIVVSAGHTNATYVEARKGFASGITFATHLFNAMTPIAGREPGMVGAIYDTPEVYTGVIADGFHVDYANIRMAHRMKGDKLVLVTDATAPAGADIDHFIFVGKKVYYRDGKCVDENGTLGGSALTMIEAVQNSVEHAGIALDEAIRMATLYPARAIGVDQKLGAIKKGMVANLAIFDRDYKVRATVVNGEYEQN
- a CDS encoding glucosamine-6-phosphate deaminase (COG0363) gives rise to the protein MRLIPLNEAKDVGLWSARYIADRINKFKPTAERPFVLGLPTGGTPLATYKRLIELYQAGEVSFKHVVTFNMDEYIGIPADHPESYRSFMYNNFFNHIDIQEENINLLNGNTEDHEAECQRYEDKIKSYGKINLFMGGVGNDGHIAFNEPASSLASRTRIKTLTEDTRIANSRFFDGDINQVPKYALTIGVGTLLDSAEIMILVTGHNKALALQAAVEGSVNHLWTVSALQLHPKSLIVCDEPSTQELKVKTVKYFQELEAENIKHL